The Dehalococcoidales bacterium genome contains the following window.
GTCGGACAGGTACGAGATTCAGTCCTCTCCCATCTCAATCTGCCGCAGCCTGGCATCACTGATGCCGAAGTGATGGGCTATCTCGTGCCTGACCACCTTCCCGACCTCGACAGCAATATCACCTTCGTTGCGACACCTGGCCTCAATGGGCTTCTGGAAGATGGTAATCTTGTCCGGGAGCACCATCCCGTAGCCTCGACCGCGCCGGGTCTGTGGTACCCCCTCGTAAAGACCGAGCAGGATGTGGCCACGCTGCAGCTTGCCCCTGGCCATCTGGTCAGCCGTAGGATAATCCTGGATCACCACGTCGACATTCTCCAGCCGGGAGAGGAACTCCTCCGGCA
Protein-coding sequences here:
- a CDS encoding metallopeptidase family protein; protein product: PEEFLSRLENVDVVIQDYPTADQMARGKLQRGHILLGLYEGVPQTRRGRGYGMVLPDKITIFQKPIEARCRNEGDIAVEVGKVVRHEIAHHFGISDARLRQIEMGED